The following coding sequences are from one Salvia hispanica cultivar TCC Black 2014 chromosome 3, UniMelb_Shisp_WGS_1.0, whole genome shotgun sequence window:
- the LOC125216068 gene encoding NAC domain-containing protein 100: MEGSGSPVKEDKLPPGFRFHPTDEELITYYLINKISDATFTGRAIGDVDLNKCEPWDLPGKAKMGEKEWYFFSLRDRKYPTGVRTNRATNTGYWKTTGKDKEIYNSNTSELVGMKKTLVFYKGRAPRGEKTNWVMHEYRIHSKSSYRTNKQDEWVVCRVFQKSAGGKKYPSTQSRAVNPFSYNLDLPMQSQISIQPDNFHFPARNYADIHDQFNRAIAAGAASASMINFPVPSQVNYGAAAGAFTISGLNLNLGAGMRAAAPPPQLGMTQQDVSAAVMGGEQAPVYGGDMNNNRFEGMEQCGDLDNYWPSY; the protein is encoded by the exons ATGGAGGGGTCAGGAAGTCCAGTGAAGGAGGATAAGTTACCACCCGGCTTCCGATTTCACCCGACCGACGAAGAACTCATCACTTACTATTTAATCAACAAGATCTCCGACGCTACCTTCACCGGAAGAGCCATTGGAGACGTAGATCTCAACAAGTGTGAGCCTTGGGATCTTCCAG GGAAGGCGAAAATGGGAGAGAAAGAGTGGTATTTCTTCAGCCTCCGTGACCGGAAGTATCCGACGGGGGTGAGGACGAACCGGGCCACAAACACGGGATATTGGAAGACGACCGGGAAAGATAAGGAGATATATAACAGCAACACGTCGGAGTTGGTGGGAATGAAGAAGACTTTGGTGTTTTACAAAGGGAGAGCTCCGAGAGGAGAGAAGACCAATTGGGTCATGCATGAATATCGAATTCATTCCAAATCTTCTTATAGAACTAACAAG CAAGATGAGTGGGTAGTCTGCCGTGTGTTCCAAAAGAGCGCCGGAGGTAAAAAATACCCATCAACCCAATCCCGGGCCGTCAACCCTTTCTCCTACAACCTCGACCTTCCCATGCAGTCACAAATCAGTATTCAGCCAGACAATTTCCACTTTCCCGCCAGAAACTATGCCGACATCCACGATCAGTTCAACCGGGCCATCGCTGCCGGCGCCGCCTCCGCCAGCATGATCAACTTCCCCGTCCCATCGCAGGTCAACTACGGCGCCGCTGCAGGAGCCTTCACCATATCCGGCCTCAACTTGAACCTCGGCGCCGGAATGAGGGCCGCAGCGCCGCCGCCTCAGCTAGGGATGACCCAGCAAGACGTGTCCGCCGCCGTCATGGGCGGCGAACAGGCGCCGGTGTATGGAGGGGACATGAACAACAACAGGTTTGAGGGCATGGAGCAGTGTGGTGACTTGGATAACTACTGGCCTTCTTATTGA